ATATTTCGTCTTCAACTTGAGTGTTCTTAGATGTATATTTAGCTATTATTATTTCATACAATCTAAAATCTTCCTTCACTAACACTTCATCTAGTATTTCATATCCATTATTTAATAAATATTTTCTTAGTTCATTCTGAGCTTGCATTGGTTGTAATATTAATTTATCTAGACTATGTGCTACTTCTTTTTTAGCCTCTAATAACTCACTTATTAAAATACCACCCATTCCAGCAATTATAATTTCATCTACTTCATTTTTTTCTAATACTTCTATACCTGATCCTAATCTTAAATCAACCTTATCCATTAATCCATTATGTCTTATTTCTTTTTTTGCATTTTCTAAAGGTCCTTTATTTACATCAGCAAGTATAGCATAATCTATATCACCTTTGTTTAACAAATATACAGGTATATATCCATGATCTGTACCTATATCCGCAACTTTTTTTCCTTTTGTTACTAATGATGCTATCTTTAATAATCTATCTGTTAATTTCAACTTTTTCATCCTTTCACTTATGGTGTATTGCTAAAATACACACATATATTATTACTC
Above is a genomic segment from Romboutsia lituseburensis containing:
- a CDS encoding tRNA (adenine(22)-N(1))-methyltransferase; the encoded protein is MKLTDRLLKIASLVTKGKKVADIGTDHGYIPVYLLNKGDIDYAILADVNKGPLENAKKEIRHNGLMDKVDLRLGSGIEVLEKNEVDEIIIAGMGGILISELLEAKKEVAHSLDKLILQPMQAQNELRKYLLNNGYEILDEVLVKEDFRLYEIIIAKYTSKNTQVEDEIFYEVGKKLIENKDPLLNEFIDKKIFMYNSIIKKIEDKTGENINKKIKESKISIEKLEKLK